Proteins from a genomic interval of Pseudomonas anuradhapurensis:
- the recG gene encoding ATP-dependent DNA helicase RecG → MSELSKVPVTVLKGVGEAMAEKLAKVGLENLQDVLFHLPLRYQDRTRVVPIGQLRPGQDAVIEGVVSGADVTMGKRRSLVVRLGDGSGVLSLRFYHFSNAQKEGLKRGTHLRCYGEARPGASGLEIYHPEYRALNGDEPPPPVEQTLTPIYPSTEGLTQQRLRLLCQQSLALLGPRSLPDWLPAELARDYQLAPLDDAIRYLHNPPADADLDELAEGQHWAQHRLAFEELLTHQLSQQRLRESLRSLRAPVLPKAQRLQAQYLANLGFQPTGAQRRVANEIAYDLSQHEPMMRLVQGDVGAGKTVVAALAALQALEAGYQVALMAPTEILAEQHYITFKRWLEPLGIEVAWLAGKLKGKARASALEQIANGAPMVVGTHALFQDEVKFKHLALAIIDEQHRFGVQQRLALRKKGVAGELCPHQLIMTATPIPRTLAMSAYADLDTSVLDELPPGRTPVNTVLVADSRRFEVVERVRAACAEGRQAYWVCTLIEESEELTCQAAESTYEELGSALGELRVGLIHGRMKPAEKAEVMAEFKAGNLQLLVATTVIEVGVDVPNASLMIIENPERLGLAQLHQLRGRVGRGSAVSHCVLLYHPPLSQIGRERLGIMRETNDGFIIAEKDLELRGPGEMLGTRQTGLLQFKVADLMRDADLLPAVRDAAQALLARWPEHVSPLLDRWLRHGQQYGQV, encoded by the coding sequence ATGAGTGAGCTGTCGAAGGTCCCGGTCACGGTACTCAAGGGGGTTGGCGAGGCCATGGCAGAGAAACTCGCCAAGGTCGGCCTGGAAAACCTGCAGGACGTGCTGTTTCACCTGCCCCTGCGTTATCAGGACCGCACCCGCGTGGTCCCGATCGGCCAGCTACGCCCCGGCCAGGACGCGGTGATCGAGGGCGTGGTCAGCGGTGCCGACGTGACCATGGGCAAACGCCGCAGCCTGGTGGTGCGCCTGGGTGATGGCAGCGGCGTGTTGAGCCTGCGCTTCTACCACTTCAGCAATGCGCAGAAGGAAGGCCTCAAGCGCGGCACCCACCTGCGCTGTTATGGCGAAGCGCGCCCCGGCGCCTCGGGCCTGGAAATCTACCACCCGGAATACCGCGCGCTGAACGGCGACGAGCCGCCACCACCGGTGGAGCAGACCCTGACGCCGATCTACCCGTCCACCGAGGGCCTGACCCAGCAGCGCCTGCGCCTGCTGTGCCAGCAAAGCCTGGCCTTGCTCGGCCCGCGCAGCCTGCCAGACTGGCTGCCCGCCGAACTGGCCCGCGACTACCAGCTGGCCCCGCTGGACGATGCCATCCGCTACCTGCACAACCCGCCGGCCGACGCCGACCTCGACGAGCTTGCCGAAGGCCAGCACTGGGCCCAGCACCGCCTGGCCTTCGAAGAGCTGCTGACCCACCAGCTGTCGCAGCAGCGCCTGCGCGAGAGCCTGCGCAGCCTGCGCGCACCGGTACTGCCCAAGGCCCAGCGCCTGCAGGCGCAATACCTGGCCAACCTGGGCTTCCAACCGACCGGCGCGCAGCGGCGGGTGGCCAATGAAATCGCCTATGACCTCAGCCAGCACGAGCCGATGATGCGCCTGGTGCAGGGTGATGTCGGCGCCGGCAAGACCGTGGTCGCCGCCCTGGCCGCCCTGCAGGCGCTGGAAGCCGGTTACCAGGTGGCGCTGATGGCGCCCACCGAGATTCTCGCCGAACAGCATTACATCACCTTCAAGCGCTGGCTCGAGCCGTTGGGCATCGAGGTGGCCTGGCTGGCCGGCAAGCTCAAGGGCAAGGCCCGGGCCAGCGCCCTCGAGCAGATCGCCAACGGTGCACCGATGGTGGTCGGCACCCATGCGCTGTTCCAGGATGAGGTGAAGTTCAAGCACCTGGCCTTGGCGATCATCGACGAGCAGCACCGGTTTGGCGTGCAGCAACGCCTGGCCCTGCGCAAGAAAGGCGTGGCCGGCGAATTGTGCCCGCACCAGTTGATCATGACTGCCACACCTATCCCGCGTACGCTGGCCATGAGCGCCTATGCCGACCTGGACACGTCGGTACTCGATGAACTGCCGCCCGGGCGTACCCCGGTGAATACCGTACTGGTGGCCGACAGCCGCCGCTTCGAAGTGGTCGAGCGGGTACGCGCCGCCTGCGCCGAAGGGCGCCAGGCCTATTGGGTATGCACGCTGATCGAAGAATCCGAAGAGTTGACCTGCCAGGCCGCCGAAAGCACCTACGAGGAGCTGGGCAGCGCCCTGGGCGAGCTGCGCGTGGGGCTGATCCACGGGCGCATGAAGCCGGCGGAAAAGGCTGAGGTCATGGCCGAGTTCAAGGCCGGCAACCTGCAGTTGCTGGTTGCTACCACGGTGATCGAGGTCGGCGTGGACGTGCCCAACGCCAGCCTGATGATCATCGAGAACCCCGAGCGCCTGGGCCTGGCCCAGTTGCACCAGCTGCGCGGCCGAGTTGGCCGGGGCAGCGCCGTCAGCCATTGCGTGCTGCTGTATCACCCGCCCCTGTCGCAGATCGGCCGCGAGCGCCTGGGGATCATGCGGGAAACCAACGACGGCTTCATCATCGCCGAGAAGGACCTGGAGCTACGCGGCCCGGGCGAGATGCTTGGTACCCGCCAGACCGGCCTGCTGCAGTTCAAGGTCGCCGACCTGATGCGCGATGCCGACCTGTTACCGGCAGTGCGTGACGCCGCCCAGGCCCTGCTTGCGCGCTGGCCGGAGCATGTCAGCCCATTGCTCGACCGCTGGCTGCGGCATGGCCAGCAATATGGCCAAGTGTGA
- a CDS encoding aminoacyl-tRNA deacylase and HDOD domain-containing protein gives MTEVALDTATPHAPSVIRLLLEKLGVAYREVVEHPQLPAASRVQAVLLDDEIGALLVLFPQSQLLDLNRLAELTGRQLTAVSMARLKQMLDKHQLKALPGIPALTSSPCQYEKSLLDVERVYIQSGETGLLLEIERAHFKRMLAKASASSFGLEVEAISPNLDRPHDDTREISQAVQAFTARRIQKRLEETIEIPPLADTAQKIIKLRVDPNASIDDITGVVETDPALAAQVVSWAASPYYGSTHKIRSVEDAIVRVLGFDLVINLALGLALGKTLSLPKDHPQQATPYWQQSIYTAAVIDGLTRAMPRAQRPEAGLTYLAGLLHNFGYLLLAHVFPPHFSLICRHLEVNPHLCHTYVEQHLLGISREQIGAWLMKLWDMPEELSAALRFQHDPAYDGEYSAFPNLVCLTTRLLRARGIGTGPQEEIPEELLERLGITRDKAEEVVNKVLEAENLLRELASQFHAPH, from the coding sequence ATGACTGAAGTCGCCCTGGACACCGCAACCCCACATGCACCCTCCGTCATCAGGCTGCTGCTCGAAAAGCTCGGCGTGGCCTACCGTGAGGTAGTGGAGCATCCGCAACTGCCGGCGGCGTCAAGGGTACAGGCCGTGTTGCTCGATGACGAAATCGGCGCCTTGCTGGTGCTGTTCCCACAGAGTCAACTGCTGGACCTCAATCGCCTGGCCGAACTGACCGGACGCCAGCTTACTGCCGTGTCGATGGCGCGCTTGAAGCAGATGCTCGACAAGCACCAGCTCAAGGCCCTGCCGGGTATCCCGGCGTTGACCAGTTCGCCGTGCCAGTACGAAAAGAGCCTGCTCGACGTCGAACGCGTGTATATCCAGTCCGGCGAGACCGGGCTGTTGCTGGAAATCGAACGCGCGCATTTCAAGCGCATGTTGGCCAAGGCCAGCGCCAGCAGCTTCGGCCTCGAAGTCGAGGCGATTAGTCCCAACCTCGACCGTCCCCATGACGACACCCGGGAAATCAGCCAGGCAGTACAGGCTTTCACCGCCAGACGCATTCAGAAACGCCTGGAAGAAACCATCGAAATCCCGCCTCTGGCCGACACCGCACAAAAGATCATCAAACTGCGGGTAGACCCCAACGCCAGCATCGACGACATCACTGGTGTGGTCGAAACCGACCCGGCGCTGGCGGCGCAGGTGGTGAGCTGGGCGGCATCGCCCTACTACGGCTCGACCCACAAGATTCGCTCGGTGGAAGATGCCATCGTGCGCGTGCTGGGCTTCGACCTGGTGATCAACCTGGCCCTGGGCCTGGCGCTGGGCAAGACCCTGAGCCTGCCGAAAGACCACCCGCAACAGGCCACGCCGTACTGGCAGCAGTCAATCTATACCGCTGCGGTCATCGATGGCCTGACCCGCGCCATGCCACGCGCTCAGCGCCCGGAGGCTGGCCTGACCTACCTGGCCGGGCTGCTGCACAATTTTGGCTACCTGCTGCTGGCGCATGTGTTTCCACCACACTTCTCGCTGATCTGCCGCCACCTGGAGGTCAACCCGCACCTGTGCCACACCTATGTGGAACAGCACCTGCTGGGTATCAGCCGCGAACAGATCGGTGCCTGGCTGATGAAACTGTGGGACATGCCGGAAGAGCTGTCGGCCGCGCTGCGTTTCCAGCACGACCCGGCCTATGACGGCGAATATTCGGCGTTCCCCAACCTGGTATGCCTGACCACCCGCCTGCTGCGCGCACGGGGTATCGGCACGGGGCCGCAGGAGGAGATTCCCGAGGAGCTGCTGGAGCGCCTGGGAATTACCCGCGACAAGGCCGAGGAAGTCGTGAACAAGGTACTCGAGGCCGAGAACCTGCTGCGTGAACTGGCTTCGCAGTTCCACGCACCGCATTAA
- a CDS encoding SCP2 sterol-binding domain-containing protein: MKFRFLLWAMGWLMARASRNNPAFQQQLKGKDLVFQMQTLDGKVARHFIVNNERISSKGGAHPQPAFAIAFKDAAYGFATMQASNKQLAFMQGIQDKHIQIKGNPALVMWFQGLMKYLKPKK; the protein is encoded by the coding sequence ATGAAGTTTCGCTTTCTTCTCTGGGCCATGGGATGGTTGATGGCCCGGGCCAGCCGTAACAACCCGGCATTCCAGCAGCAGCTCAAGGGCAAGGACTTGGTGTTCCAGATGCAGACACTGGATGGCAAGGTCGCCCGGCACTTCATCGTCAACAATGAGCGCATCAGCAGCAAGGGCGGTGCCCACCCGCAGCCGGCCTTCGCCATAGCTTTCAAGGACGCCGCCTACGGCTTTGCCACGATGCAGGCGAGCAACAAGCAGCTGGCGTTCATGCAGGGGATTCAGGACAAGCACATCCAGATCAAGGGCAATCCGGCGTTGGTGATGTGGTTCCAGGGGTTGATGAAGTACCTGAAGCCGAAGAAGTAG
- a CDS encoding HU family DNA-binding protein encodes MRKPELAAVIAEKADLTKDKANQVLNAILDSITGALDKDTVTLVGFGTFEKRHRGARTGKNPQTGEPVKIKASNTVAFKPGKNLRDSVNVPAKPAKKGK; translated from the coding sequence ATGCGCAAACCAGAACTCGCCGCCGTCATCGCCGAAAAGGCCGATCTGACGAAGGACAAGGCCAATCAGGTGTTGAACGCGATTCTCGACAGCATCACCGGTGCCCTGGACAAGGACACCGTGACCCTGGTCGGTTTCGGCACCTTCGAAAAACGTCATCGTGGCGCGCGTACCGGCAAGAACCCGCAGACTGGCGAGCCGGTCAAGATCAAGGCCAGCAATACCGTAGCCTTCAAGCCAGGCAAGAACCTGCGCGACAGCGTCAACGTCCCCGCCAAGCCGGCCAAGAAAGGCAAGTGA